The following are encoded in a window of Arachis duranensis cultivar V14167 unplaced genomic scaffold, aradu.V14167.gnm2.J7QH unplaced_Scaffold_165934, whole genome shotgun sequence genomic DNA:
- the LOC127743982 gene encoding uncharacterized protein LOC127743982, with amino-acid sequence MMSCSPSSSSSEEEDESFESYRRGGYHAVKIGDQFAGGRYIAQKKLGWGQFSTVWLAYDTKDEKYVALKIQKSAAQFVQAALHEIDILSAIGEGTPSHTKFVAQLIDHFKHTGPNGNHLCMVLEFLGDSLLRLIKYTRYKGIPLKKVREICTCILIGLDYLHREHGIIHTDLKPENILLISPINPSRDPLSTGASPILERPEGSISPSPSHMEKRLKRRARRMSMSLSMGRGDSIDEYPKRNIEEIDVRCKIVDFGNACWADNQFTDLVQTRQYRAPEVILQAGYSYSIDMWSFACIAFELATGDMLFNPRAGQGFSEDEDHLALMMELLGKFPKKMATSGAKCKDFFDRFGDLKRIRRLKMCPLKKLLVERYKFSEKDANEFSEFLLPLLDLSPEKRPSAQQCLQHPWIKDIDYAPFDIINNGNSLENLNVGMRNLQIAVGK; translated from the exons ATGATGTCGTgttctccatcatcatcatcatctgaagaagaagatgagagcTTTGAATCTTATCGAAGAGGAGGGTATCATGCTGTTAAAATTGGTGATCAATTTGCAGGTGGTAGGTACATAGCACAAAAGAAGCTTGGTTGGGGTCAATTTTCCACCGTTTGGCTTGCTTATGATACTAAAGATGag aAATATGTTGCTCTAAAGATCCAGAAAAGTGCAGCACAATTTGTTCAAGCTGCACTGCATGAGATTGATATCCTTTCAGCCATTGGAGAAGGAACTCCTTCACACACAAAATTTGTTGCTCAACTAATTGATCACTTTAAGCACACAGGTCCAAATGGCAATCACCTTTGCATGGTTCTTGAGTTTCTTGGTGACAGTTTGCTTCGTCTAATCAAATACACACGTTACAAAGGAATTCCATTGAAAAAAGTTAGGGAGATTTGCACTTGTATATTGATTGGTTTGGATTACTTGCATAGAGAACATGGCATCATCCACACTGACCTAAAACCCGAAAATATTCTTCTTATTTCTCCCATCAATCCATCTAGAGACCCTTTAAGCACAGGAGCATCTCCCATTCTAGAAAGACCTGAGGGAAgcatctctccatctcctagtCACATGGAGAAGAGGCTTAAGAGGAGGGCGAGGAGGATGAGTATGAGTTTATCAATGGGGCGAGGCGATTCAATAGACGAATATCCGAAAAGGAACATAGAAGAAATTGATGTTAGGTGCAAGATAGTTGATTTTGGGAATGCTTGTTGGGCTGATAATCAATTTACAGATTTGGTTCAAACAAGGCAGTATAGAGCTCCTGAGGTTATATTGCAAGCTGGCTATTCCTACTCTATTGATATGTGGTCTTTTGCTTGTATTGCTTTTGAGCTTGCCACTGGTGATATGTTGTTCAACCCTAGGGCTGGACAGGGTTTTAGTGAGGATGAG GATCACCTTGCTTTGATGATGGAACTCCTAGGAAAGTTCCCTAAGAAG atGGCTACTTCTGGGGCGAAATGTAAGGATTTCTTTGACAGATTTggagatttgaaaagaattaggAGACTAAAAATGTGTCCACTGAAGAAACTGTTGGTTGAAAGATACAAATTTTCAGAGAAAGATGCCAAtgaattttcagaatttcttttgCCACTTCTTGATCTTTCACCAGAGAAAAGGCCAAGTGCACAACAATGCTTGCAACACCCTTGGATCAAGGACATAGACTATGCTCCATTTGACATCATCAATAATGGAAATAGTCTTGAAAATCTCAATGTTGGCATGAGAAACCTTCAAATTGCTGTAGGGAAGTGA